Part of the Spinacia oleracea cultivar Varoflay chromosome 5, BTI_SOV_V1, whole genome shotgun sequence genome, tttgtaaaatttgaagattggcttttgtatgtttgaatgcttgaaattgtatgcgttgtgtgtgccttgaaattttgtagctatatgcatgcatgacaattttgcgaaaaaattgcccattttttcgggtgtatatacccactataagcccccactttgactgaggttttttggttaggaaaagcgcaagtcaaagaatattcaactcttgcttatgcacatgcagactcgacttaggacgccggtctaggactagaatgcttgaaatttgaaagaaaaaattgatccgaaatctgcccgaagcgttgatccggactgcttgaaattgcgggGCTTGCGGCTttagaatcttgaataatggagattGTACTCTgttgtccgaaacactaaagagtgtgtactcggagtcataagagaggacggtggcctcgtcctttgatgcaggctcccggcgtctggcgcgggcttggcgcctggcgcctgtgagctgtcgtgcaagccaattcttgtataaatagggagcatttcggatcatttcttgtatcaatccttccctgctatcgttgcatactgcttcctcacgaagagaaaatatggctgtgtcttttgaaagtgccttgaactcgtggcttggttcgctaggcaagttggagaaaagggagcttgatggcatgcatcttggggtgctcgtctctttccggtttgtaaaattggatttgcacttcattcttgctgctctggaggcttgggacccgaatcatcatgtcttccgctttggaaataatgaggtatgtcccctccctgaggaatttagtgccatattggggtgtcccttgatgctggagccatgcatgcctagtgttgaagaacactttttctcgagttttgaaaggtatttgggcttgaagcccccacttttgagtgttgttgtatatggcagaggggtggatttgtccctctttgtcacctactttgttgggcttgatgttcccaaagttttccgcttgagagccttgagtttttgtatgtttgctcgctttctcttttcgaagcaggggtttggcaatggcgatgcctccctaattgagattgtagagcagtttgctaatggtcgggacccaatgccgcttgtgattggcgaaacattgatgggccttgacatgctgaagtcggacccctcttcattgctgtcgggaagtccggtattactccaagtaaggatctggagccttctttgtattgttgaacttgtacttgtatttgaattttgaatgttgaattgtgtttcttgtatactccccaaggtttgccttatggagaggctcgtgttggtggcaccaccggagaacatggcgagctacaaTAGAAGAGGATTCACcatgcggcccatggtgtatggccggctttcattggatgagtggaggTGCGCACTCTCtgagattgaatcttgtataaggtgggtaattccttggtggggaattgctgctatgaggcatgcccctggttctactgctttaagggtgccaagcctcacaatgctggtcttctactcgcctgctcgagtgatgagacaatatggcttgaaaccggagatcccggactgcaaggaagagaacccgagacctgttgtgctgaatgcaaatcgacttgaagtttggaggcggtatagGGTCTCCAAACCATTCTTGATTATCCAGTTCCCACttgagccagttactctgtttgcggggtatattgtatggatgagaggcctacgccagagggacatttctttctcaggaccagctagagtccgaggttctagagctagacatcctgcatcaactgactatgaggaaggtgacgggagtgtggcccatccggtgcttgaccgttcggaatccaaaggaggttcgttgtcctcccgtcttggaaggcttgcaagttccttctcccgccgcttgggcaaggggaagattgatgattgattgcgggaggagccaggggataatactcaaggtgccaagactcgagagcatagtcgcccgaccctagatctttgtaggctaaatgtgtttgaaattgtattggaaggaattgtgtttagaatgtgtttggaagatgtgtttagaaagatgtgtttggaaaatgtgtttaggaagtgaaaaggcttttgaactttacTTCACTTGATcccgactttgtatttgaattagctttgaaggcgttagggccaaataagttattgtgttaaattccgcttgaacatgctttgctttgaattggcacatttggaataaagacaacaacatttgagctttgaaatttgatttgatttgatttttaggatgcccttaattgaggaaattttgaaattttttgtattaaagtggccgggcctgaaatgaggttgcctacgtgtcccgttagggaatcaggccggacgtagttctgactaacTTACAAGAccttaatttggattcttgaacttgaacatggaacttagacatagaacttcttgagttgatcgaggttggtaagagatctgaattttgttccgtcgatgtctgttagttcaactgctcccccggagaggatcttcttgacgatgtatgggcctgcccagttgggtttgaattttccccttgggtccatgatgcttttgcgaagggctttcaggacaagctcgccttccttacTGTTTCGGGTTcagacccttttgttgaaatgtctggccactcggcgctgatagacttgtacatggtgagcttatggtcaagctgaacctaacgaattttcttgaatgggaagctaagcttgttgaaatagtcagactcaatggacttgagtatgtactgttgcatcccatgccaagctactatgccagagacatgacccctgaaagatttgctgcctgggatgcggatctcaaaaaggttatgagtctcatgctcaacaatatccctgatgaatgggctagaaggtttgtagcttacgaaccttttacgctcatcaagaatctgagggatatctgtcgtggaagcatggaggacagggacctaaacgtccatgagttgattgaatcaatgtctggtctaaaggttagttctcccaacaggtgttataggatggaggtccaagaaacacatgttcagctccttcgcactaaacaaagggtaggcatCCCACttaggttccatgtggagcttatgctttcatattttgatcgcctaagtctactaggaaccccaataagagaaaggatggcagtctctatcctTCTCAATTCACTggacagtgggtttggtcgcttcaagcaactatacctaagtgaaccaagagaagaaacagttgcagaatttgttcaccttgtcagaaaggctaagataatactcgactgtgaagccaaagatttactcaaggctaaagggagacccttcaagaaaggtggaaagtccaagggcaatgctaaatcaaagcaggacaagtccacatcaagctgtctttattgtgatggaataggccattacaaaagagaatgtccaaagctaaaggaagatcagaagaacggaatagtcgttccatcttcaggtattttcgttatagactgtatacttgctaattcaacttcttgggcattagatacaggttgtggctcacacttatgttccaattcacagggactaataagaagtagaaggttaagcaagggtgaagtcgacctacgagtgcaaaatggagcaaggattgctgcattagctgtaggaacttattatttgtcgttgccctctgggctagttttggaactggaagactgtttccatgttccaagtcttactaaaaacatcatttctgtttcttgcttagatgctaagggattttcctttttaataaaagacaatagttgttcgttttattttaaagagatgttttatggatctgctagattggtcaatggactttatttattagatcacgacaaacaagtttataacataaataccaaaaaggccaaaaaggatgattcagatctcacctatctgtggcattgtcgattaggccatattaacttgaaacgcatggaaagacttcaaaaggaaggaattctagaaccatttgacttagaggattatggtaagtgcgaatcatgtttacttggcaaaatgacaaagcaacctttctctaaagttggagaaagagcaacagaactattgggtttaatccatacagatgtatgtggaccaatgagtacaaatgctagaggtggtttcagctactttatcactttcactgatgccttcagtagatatggttatgtctacctaatgaagcataagtctgaatcctttgacaaattcaaggaatttcagagtgaaatagagaatcaattaggcaagaagattaaggcactgcggtctgatagaggcggtgaatatcttagctatgaatttgatgaccatctgaaagaatgtggaattctatcagaattgactcctcctgaaacaccacaatggaacggtgtgtcggaacggaggaacagaaccttgctagacatggttagatcaatgatgggtcaggccgaacttccaatagaattttggggacatgcactaaatacagctgcactcactataaatagagctccgtctaaagctgttgaaaagaatttaattaatagagttctaaagggattctaattaaactaattggtattctaatatgattctaaatccttttccatgactctataaatatgtgcctagggtcacaaatttatatagaagttttcaagtattcaaagctaggatttttaagcagaaaaatcagccataacacttgccttatttagccgaaaataagtagtaccttaagggagattctagttggtcaatcttaaggcggatctggacgtgctgtggactttatacggagggacgacacttggagtcctaaagacttgttcttgttcggttcgggcgcagctagggagagcacgctacaaagtgtatgcatcctagactaattatatgattatgtgcaattaatatgtatcctggcattaaagtttttccgcatgatttatgttgttcatatgtatcataacctaacacttgtaTCCAAGGTCGCTGTTGTCGTGATCGGGAAGGAGGTTGGTAGTTATCTTGAGGATTTTCAGTTTGGGGTGGGTGTGCCTAACGGGAGTGAGgctattctccatgctgtcaacaGGTTGGTTGAGGCCAAGGGAGAGGTGAGCAGTATGTCTATGCTTctggttgattttagcaatgccTTTAACTTGATAGACCGTAGTACTATGCTTAGAGAGGTCCAGCGTCGATGTCCATCGCTCAGtccttgggttgaattctgtttTGTCCGGCCGGCTAGGTTGTATTATGAGGGCTCTGTCTTGCTTTCTTCCCAGGGGGTTCAGCAGGGTGATCCTTTGGGGCCTTTGTTGTTTGCGCTTACCTTGCATCCGCTTATCCATCTGATCAACGAGAAGTGCAATCTTGATTTCATGGCTTGGTACCTCGACGACGGTACCATTATTGGGGAAACTGCTTTGGTTTCTTCGGCTTTGCAGGTGATCACTACTGAGGGTCCGGCAATGGGGTTGCATTTAAATGTTGAGAAAACGGAAATCTTTTGGCCTACTCCTGATCGGAGGAGCTACGATTCCACACTTTTCCCTCCTAGTATTGCCCACCCCAGGGATGGAGTCCAGCTTCTCGGTGGGCCAGTTAGCTTGAAGGCTGACTTTTGCAGCCGCTTGATAGAGGACAGGGTCGCTAAGGCTGTGGGTTTGATGGAGGCCGTGGCTGAGCTTAATGATCCTCAATCGGAGCTCCTTCTTCTGCGGTGTTGTGTGGGAGTTAGTCGTTTGTACTTCTCTTTACGGACTTGTCTGCCGCATATGCTCGGGTCTGCTCCTTTTTCCATTGATCTCGCCTTAAGGAGGGTTCTTCAGGATATTATTGTGGATGGTAGTGCGGGTTTTGGAGATTGGCAGTGGCGGTGTGCCACTCTACCTTTTCGGTTGGGTGGTGTAGGGGGTTATTTTTCCcgttcctacaaggggggttggcacgcggcggttcatTTAGAGAACCGtagaattgtttttgcacctcgaaggagtcgccaccaaactttattataggtcccgtttgggaagaccgcaaaatgactctatttttggataaggccttgaatccttgaaacggatgggtgagatccgggctcgggaacgaaaatacttattcggcgagctttagaaatattcaagtacgttggcacaacattgtttcgaaaataaaccctaagattatactatgtgggtttgaaatttagagcaaaatagaatttctaatcgtacggtggtcactttgctttaaagattgatttaaggaacctaaggccggtttgtccaaaaatatcttcgttaagcgtgatgtaacctttgtattttattgtatttagcatgttggtgataaagcacataaagcaacatcacaatactaaataaagtgcggaattagtaaatacaagaccccctagaaaaggactagggagtaggtctacattgcctagaaatggactaggcaagtaaaggtgcggaattgaaagtgcgaaattgaaattgcggtattgaaattacggtattgaaagtgcgatattgaaagtgcgatattgaaaggtgtaTATTGAAATtacgatattgaaaggtgcataattgaaatttgtacttgggcacatgagattcgaacgccaagcggctccttaaaaataagtgcgcccaacacgaattcaaagccaaaaatctcaacttgggagaggtttctcaacccaaatgtcctagattttgcatattgaacttgaaattgaaagcttgaatattgaaaggtttgaacttgaaaagattgaaacttgaacttgaaatgattgaaatttgaacttgaaatgatcctattttagagaggtagttatgaacaaccctaaacatggtgggatctttgaaatttgaaaacttgaacttgtatattgaaaaatggagtcttgaatctcaaaagactaaacctttaaatgctaaaaggtgtcatctttgattactccacacttgaaggtgattctagttcaaagggatgaatgtaaacaactttgaacatccttgaatcttgaaagttactattttgtattttgaaaaagtttgtatttttgaaaaagcatgtatgattgttgcaagtggtgttttttacggaaaaaaacaccaacttgctaatcatttgaaatcaaaatagcatgattgattgaaatgggattcggatttacctagttaggcttaggcacgagctcccaattgctttttgaattttggaactttgtatgtgtttttgaagagttttgaagtttgtattgtgaggagtaatgtcgaaattacgacgttgtatgtgttgtgctccccttttttcgatggaaatgggggtatttataggagggaaatggtgcaaaacgccagcacacgccagcgcctggcgccaggccagcgctgggcgctgctgaggTGGCccgaatgccgccaaaaaggacggaaagatgtcgtccttgatttgtcttgtatgggtgtaccttcgtacgaatagtacgatgtttggcatgTAGTGTTTTactggaggttaaggcttgaatttgcgtctaaaaacaagcctttctcgggtttttgaattccggttttaagggacggggcccggcatgctcggttttgtgggtcgacgcccaaatttgacttgccttatatgattctgagtggaaaaggcctagtaagaccaatgggatggtctactaattgagattgaacttggattttgaaattggattttggaagttgtatt contains:
- the LOC130461803 gene encoding uncharacterized protein codes for the protein MYHNLTLVSKVAVVVIGKEVGSYLEDFQFGVGVPNGSEAILHAVNRLVEAKGEVSSMSMLLVDFSNAFNLIDRSTMLREVQRRCPSLSPWVEFCFVRPARLYYEGSVLLSSQGVQQGDPLGPLLFALTLHPLIHLINEKCNLDFMAWYLDDGTIIGETALVSSALQVITTEGPAMGLHLNVEKTEIFWPTPDRRSYDSTLFPPSIAHPRDGVQLLGGPVSLKADFCSRLIEDRVAKAVGLMEAVAELNDPQSELLLLRCCVGVSRLYFSLRTCLPHMLGSAPFSIDLALRRVLQDIIVDGSAGFGDWQWRCATLPFRLGGVGGYFSRSYKGGWHAAAGVVVKKEVPLGFLSEEGRDLRPADLLVYSWDKGKNVCLDVTGISPFTGPGVDAFAPGLLSLMLLPGRRRSMKRNA